CGAGGCCATGTTCATCGCCACGGCCAATTACCCCGAGCAGATCCCAGCGGCGCTGATGGACCGCATGGAGGTCATTGACTTCTCCAGCTACATCGAGCAGGAGAAGCTGGAGATCGCCAAGCGCTACCTGCTGCCGCGCCAGCTGGCCGCCAACGGCCTGAAGCCCAACCAGATCGCCTTTACGGACGCGGCGCTGGAAAAGCTGATCAGCCACTACACCCGCGAGGCCGGTGTGCGCAACCTGGAACGCGAGATTGGCACCGTGGCCCGCAAGGTCGCCCGCCGCATCGCCACCGGTGAAGTCAAGCGCGTGAAGGTCACGGAAAAGGATCTGGACCGCTACCTGGGCCAGGCCCGCCACATCCCCGAAACCGAAGGCAAGGAAGACATGGTGGGCGTCAGCACCGGCATGTTCTACACCCCGGTGGGCGGCGACATCCTGTTCGTGGAAACCAGCACCAGCCCCGGCAAGGGCCTGGTCCTGACCGGCCAGCTGGGCGACGTGATGAAAGAAAGCGCCCGCGCCGCCCTGACCTACATCAAGGCGAACGCCGAACGCTTCCACATTGACAAGGCCCGCATTGACGACTCCGAGATTCACGTGCACGTGCCGGCCGGCGCCATTCCCAAGGAAGGCCCCAGTGCGGGCGGCGCGATGGTCACCAGCCTGATCAGCGCCCTGACCGGCATCCCCGCCCGCCACGACGTCGCCATGACCGGCGAGATGACCCTGACCGGCCGCTACCTGCCCATCGGCGGCCTGAAGGAGAAAGTGCTGGGGGCGCGCCGCGCCGGCATCAAGCACATCATCCTGCCCAAGGCCAACGAGGGCGACCTGCGCGACATCCCGCTGCACCTGCGCAGCTCCATGCGCTTCCACCCCTGCGAAACCGTGGATCAGGTGCTGGATGTGGCCCTGGTGGGTGGCCTGAAGGCCCTGGAAACCCCCCGCGACGGTCAGGCCCTGCCGGCCCCCGAAACGGCCCCCAAGCGCAAAGGCCGCCGCAGCGACGCCCGCGCGTAAACCGACGTGACCTCTCCCCCGCCCGTGGTGGCGGGGGTTTTTCGTGTCGGAGAGCAGCTGGCCTCTCTATGCTGGGTGGCGTGATGAAACGCGCGTTGGTTGTAGGACTGCTGGGCCTCTGGTCGGGGGCGCAGGCGGCGTATTGCTTTGATGCGCCGACTGAGGCCGACGACTTCTTCCGCTTTGTCAAAGGGGCCCCCAAGCAGATGGAACAGGTCATCGAGCAAAAGGGCGTCGAGGAAAAGCTGATTTTGCAGGTGAGCTTTCAACAGCAGCGCTTGGCGGAAATTCTTCAGCTCAGCCGCTCACCAGAGCGGACGCGCCTGGATCAACTCATCGTCTTCAAGCAAGTGGGCGACAAGAGTGAAGGCCAGCTGGCCCTTCCAGACGACGAATCGTTTGCGTTGCCCCTCAATGAACGAATCAGGCTGACACGGCTCAAGGCGCAGCGCGGCGAAGGCATTCCTCTGAAATTTTCGTCCACTTTCGACGCCCAGGGGCGGCTGATCCGGTACTCTGGCATGCTTATCCGCGAGGGGATGTTGGTGCCTAAGCCGCTCAATGTCAGCTGCGTTTATGGCCGGGGTGTCGTCATCGAGACCGTGAATATTGAGGATGAATACCGCGCTGTGCTGACCGCAAAATTTGATCCACAAGGCAAGCTCCTTTTTGTAGACGCGGCAACCCAGTTGTACAACGGCCCCCTGAACATGGCGACTTTTCGCCCGGCGTTCAATCCCGAGGTCTACATATCGCGCACGATCTTCGACTACGGCGCAGACGGAGCCCTCGCCGGGGCTAAGTTTCACATCCCAGTGGGGCGCGACGGTTCAGGGCAACTGGTGGAACGGGGTCAGCCTGAGATTGAAGCGCGGTTCACCGTGGACCAGGCTGGCAACATCCTCCGCGAAGACCTCCTCAGGGATGGGGAGCGCACCAGTGTGGAGTTCACCTATGACCTCCGAGGGAATTGGGTCAAACGTGTGTTCCGCGCCCCTGAAAGAACGGTCACCATCAGCCGCACCTTCACCTACTAATCCGGCCCGTATCCCCATGCCAGGCCTGCCCTCCCCGGTATCCTGTAGGCCCATGAGCAGCCTCATCACCTTTCTTGTGGCCAGCCCCCACCTGCGCGGTGGGGTGTTCGAGGGCACCGTTATCCTGCTGCTGGAACACGATCAGAAAGGGGCCATGGGCCTGATCGTGAACGCCCCCATGCCCCACACTGTGTCCGACCTGCTGCCCGACGCCCCTGGGCAACAGGCGCCCGCATGGCTGGGCGGCCCAGTGGACCCCACGCTGGGCTGGTGCCTGTACCCGCAGGCGGTGGGCCTGGAGGGCGAAATCCGGCTGCTGCCGAACCTGAATGTGTCCAGCAGCCTGGAGGTGTTGCACGCTGTGATCGAGCAGGGGCAGCGCTACATGCTGGTGCTGGGCTACGCAGGCTGGTCGGCCGGGCAGCTGGCGGACGAGGCGCGCGAAGGCAGCTGGGTGTGGGTGGAGCAGGACTCGCCAGACCTGCTGTGGGAGGTGCCCGCCCGCGAGCGCTGGCAGGCGGCCCTGGACCGCCTGGGCGTGGTGCCGGACAGGATCATGCCCGGGGGCGCGCAGGCGTAAGCGGGCGCGCAGCGGGGCTTGCACGCCTGCAGGGTGCGTGCTACTATCC
Above is a window of Deinococcus multiflagellatus DNA encoding:
- a CDS encoding YqgE/AlgH family protein, with protein sequence MSSLITFLVASPHLRGGVFEGTVILLLEHDQKGAMGLIVNAPMPHTVSDLLPDAPGQQAPAWLGGPVDPTLGWCLYPQAVGLEGEIRLLPNLNVSSSLEVLHAVIEQGQRYMLVLGYAGWSAGQLADEAREGSWVWVEQDSPDLLWEVPARERWQAALDRLGVVPDRIMPGGAQA